In one Culex quinquefasciatus strain JHB chromosome 2, VPISU_Cqui_1.0_pri_paternal, whole genome shotgun sequence genomic region, the following are encoded:
- the LOC6042512 gene encoding CLIP domain-containing serine protease 14D isoform X1: MEIKEAGFSVAFLLLLCCTDAFDFPEPGTCGLDASDRIYGGTITKPDSYPWTAILIYWRRFSRSDLFQCGGTLISDQYVLTAAHCLDDPLIYPLNRVRLGDWDLQSEEDCDDLGNCNDPPLDVGIESFVQHEKYNRKTMSNDIGLIKLKEKVIFTEFVLPICLPIAESVKNQNTDSMNFIAVGWGVTEHGNGTKAFASRYKLHVELPGTNLTYCSKVYKEDDIAEAQMCAGAERGKDTCVGDSGGGLFAQVDGIYYEYGIISFGNGCGVKGVPGINTRVTSYLNWIEGHMSD, from the exons atggaaataaaagaAGCAGGATTTTCAGTTGCATTCTTGTTACTACTTTGCTGCACAG ATGCCTTCGATTTTCCGGAACCCGGTACGTGCGGTTTAGATGCCTCGGATCGGATCTACGGCGGAACCATCACCAAACCAGACAGTTATCCGTGGACGGCCATCTTGATTTATTGGAGGAGATTCAGCCGAAGTGATTTGTTCCAATGCGGGGGCACGTTGATATCCGATCAATACGTACTAACCGCGGCACATTGCCTCGATGATCCATTGATTTATCCTTT GAATCGTGTTCGTCTGGGAGATTGGGATCTGCAGAGCGAGGAGGACTGTGATGACTTAGGAAACTGCAATGATCCTCCTTTGGACGTTGGAATCGAGAGTTTTGTCCAACATGAGAAGTATAATAGAAAAACCATGTCCAACGATATAGGGCTGATCAAATTGAAGGAAAAGGTCATCTTTACGGAGTTTGTGCTGCCAATCTGTCTGCCAATTGCCGAAAGTGTCAAGAATCAGAACACTGACAGTATGAACTTTATCGCGGTGGGCTGGGGAGTGACTGAGCATGGCAATGGAACCAAAG CATTCGCCAGTCGGTACAAGCTGCACGTTGAGCTTCCCGGTACAAATTTGACCTACTGCAGTAAGGTGTACAAAGAGGATGATATTGCCGAAGCCCAAATGTGCGCCGGAGCCGAAAGGGGCAAGGACACCTGCGTGGGAGATTCCGGCGGTGGTTTGTTTGCTCAGGTGGACGGAATCTACTACGAGTATGGGATAATAAGCTTCGGGAACGGTTGCGGAGTGAAAGGAGTGCCCGGGATAAACACCAGAGTGACGAGCTATTTGAACTGGATTGAGGGTCATATGTCGGATTAA
- the LOC6042517 gene encoding uncharacterized protein LOC6042517, with protein sequence MACFARLPNETLENIFQYLDLKNRKNLSPVCHRWNEVLLSDRYLRKHVILHVEGCRLLDAKMLFKRYYPALSIKLDAQNANEMMKNLRLMNEVCPQPRHLKLESWSADQRFGWVLKNTFFNCTNVEQLHLVGTCKTEAGYFNASFDKLKVLKVESLHVEYLGLSAPNLNELHLRVDSEDHMDLLPQFADQLIKLAVVFASKEVHYFYNLKFPQLIELRFDRKLKGMTKSEQDISIAFFKRLKHLRRLTLSTKFIDSYVMQMISGSISNLTELKLEVSEGTIELFNISKLQKLEFLLVVAEKVNLLGAKFRILKHLELGSSKLASGTYVYAFEDVMLLNKLRTLNLHNVKFYPEVLKLTPSYNVESMQITHYKRLEENHLQILVRRFPAIRWLKIAFCPGFTQREVEKLKRMNPKMCVAFDEISSARL encoded by the exons ATGGCATGTTTTGCTCGACTTCCGAATGAG ACCCTCGAAAACATCTTCCAATATTTGGATctgaaaaatcgcaaaaatctaTCCCCAGTTTGTCACCGCTGGAACGAAGTTCTGCTGTCGGATCGGTACCTGAGAAAGCATGTCATTCTACACGTTGAAGGATGCCGGCTGTTGGATGCAAAAATGCTGTTCAAACGATACTATCCGGCGTTGTCGATCAAGCTGGACGCGCAGAACGCGAACGAAATGATGAAGAATCTAAGGTTGATGAACGAAGTTTGTCCCCAGCCGCGTCACTTGAAGCTGGAAAGCTGGAGTGCGGATCAACGCTTTGGGTGGGTGCTGAAGAACACTTTCTTCAACTGCACGAACGTTGAACAACTTCACCTCGTTGGGACCTGTAAAACGGAGGCTGGATACTTCAACGCGTCTTTCGACAAATTGAAAGTTCTTAAAGTTGAAAGTCTTCACGTTGAGTATTTGGGATTGAGTGCTCCAAACTTGAACGAGCTTCATCTTCGCGTAGATTCGGAAGACCACATGGATCTGCTGCCACAGTTTGCTGATCAACTGATCAAACTGGCGGTGGTGTTCGCTTCCAAGGAAGTTCACTACTTTTACAACCTCAAATTTCCGCAGCTGATCGAGCTCAGATTCGACAGAAAGCTCAAGGGAATGACCAAAAGTGAGCAGGACATCAGTATTGCATTCTTCAAGCGATTGAAGCATTTAAGGAGACTAACACTATCTACCAAGTTCATCGATAGCTACGTGATGCAGATGATTTCCGGCAGCATCTCCAACTTGACCGAGCTTAAGTTGGAAGTTAGCGAAGGAACTATCGAGCTATTCAACATCAGCAAGTTGCAAAAGTTGGAGTTTCTTCTCGTTGTAGCAGAGAAGGTCAATCTGTTGGGTGCCAAATTTAGGATACTAAAACATCTCGAGCTAGGATCGTCCAAGCTTGCTTCAGGAACGTACGTGTACGCGTTCGAAGACGTGATGCTGCTCAATAAGTTGCGAACATTAAATCTACACAACGTTAAGTTTTACCCAGAAGTGCTCAAGCTAACGCCGTCCTACAACGTTGAAAGTATGCAAATTACGCACTACAAGAGG TTGGAAGAGAACCACCTTCAAATTTTGGTCAGACGATTCCCAGCGATTCGGTGGCTCAAGATTGCTTTCTGTCCCGGTTTTACCCAGCGTGAGGTGGAAAAACTAAAACGCATGAACCCGAAAATGTGCGTCGCTTTCGATGAAATTTCCAGTGCGAGGCTGTGA
- the LOC6042518 gene encoding tudor domain-containing protein 3, translated as MGLLEQLQEQGWHLLPAGIERLLEGTPGSTLDAKQAIKLALDIDLREIGGGALGSISARGTKADSFDGNVVVQVLKVRNISAPKANEESKAAPRLLKLTITDGQTQYSALEGEHVPSLSLDTAPGTKIYLKNGPIKILQGMLILNANNVSILGGKVPALFDKWELTRAMAKYAKGGRMQLSASGPPPWIPFGQKIQQNIPSSDTKNFKSLQTKEKDESKENAEFTALRNDAIAEANKLGTKKTFGGGAKQMVDANVQKIMDKGFSEEQANHALKLTRNNVQRALGNLQRIEERRQRDQPFSEDGGDFKAGKVEPPQRMGKPSFRGKRESESDGSSKPSAKVSLFDFLEDILPETDASANKKSSSKESTPFGGKDGKPGADRYESKYNSYSGSNHNNRSSAPNPYQSNSSSSYNSGSAAASKSYNQQRFENNISSSFANRNTHPGPGNRSYGQQNSQHQNSNPSGGYKQQQQSSYNDYNSNRGYRGGPPNSTGGGAGYHASEGHPRGGRPESKYNQSHSSYNNPHQQSQQQYRSDSYNNNTSSNSNAGSQGNSKYASSSGKSQPTSNSSYGGYGAHTDSRGPQSYNGQADGSGGAGRKHPGYQQQQQQQQSSYQGNKPVQGYNATGGAAASVGNHTGGQASNAANNNHYGQQHSAGGATNNYNNSNSTQGIKPAKGSRYTKEDSQKFSGPPPKSTTTTTQAPPPQPQPTQARNSSGPPQKVNQSPPQHGTPASGMQPPFVSGNNKQPSPGPPGSAVSNNNINNNNAKMAQLTEATAGMQIGNSKPLNNNNSQVKPHQQQAPMVSGPPPPATTPVVPKNFIQLPNGFNYNPYQIMGFQNKQTNEFALNVLKSQQFDALQTAHLAGGPPVQAIPGVPIPGTATVVSSVLAPAGPAMPAGALPNWKIGDRCLAKYWEDGGFYNAEITAISESTFVVCFLEYGNYEEVLKTDCIPLAGGPAGPPHPSATMGFHHPQAALGVPQPHPAMMAPHPPPPPAGAYPVQQQQGVPDSQSAAQQQHYNPGYKPQPSQYAPHPHQHGHPPPPHHHQQQRPSKFREQRPMYVPPAQRK; from the exons ATGGGTCTGCTCGAGCAACTGCAGGAACAGGGCTG GCATCTGCTTCCGGCTGGGATTGAGCGGTTGCTGGAGGGAACGCCCGGATCTACTTTAGACGCAAAGCAGGCAATTAAACTGGCATTGGAT ATCGACTTACGCGAGATTGGCGGCGGTGCTTTGGGCTCCATCTCGGCTCGGGGCACCAAGGCGGACTCCTTCGACGGAAACGTCGTGGTACAGGTGCTGAAGGTTCGCAACATTTCCGCACCGAAAGCCAACGAAGAATCGAAGGCGGCCCCACGACTGCTGAAGCTGACCATAACGGATGGCCAAACGCAGTACTCAGCGCTCGAGGGTGAGCACGTACCTTCGCTGAGTCTGGACACGGCCCCGGGAACGAAGATTTATCTGAAGAATGGACCGATCAAGATACTGCAGGGGATGCTTATACTGAACGCTAATAATGTTTCGATTTTGGGTGGTAAAGTGCCGGCTTTGTTTGATAAGTGGGAACTGACACGGGCGATGGCCAAATACGCCAAGGGAGGTCGAATGCAGCTGAGCGCGTCGGGACCACCGCCGTGGATTCCGTTTGGACAGAAAATTCAACAGAACATACCGAGTAGTGATACGAAGAactttaaaagtttgcaaactaAGGAGAAGGACGAATCAAAGGAGAACGCTGAATTTACCGCGTTAAGGAATGATGCCATTGCCGAAGCCAACAAGCTGGGCACGAAAAAGACGTTCGGAGGAGGGGCGAAGCAGATGGTTGACGCGAATGTGCAGAAGATCATGGACAAAGGGTTCAGCGAGGAGCAGGCGAATCATGCGCTGAAGCTCACTCGGAACAACGTACAACGTGCGTTGGGCAATCTCCAGCGAATTGAAGAACGCAGGCAGCGAGATCAACCTTTTAGTGAAGATGGGGGCGATTTCAAAGCTGGTAAAGTGGAACCACCTCAAAGAATGGGCAAACCATCGTTCAGAGGAAAGCGAGAATCCGAATCGGACGGCTCGTCGAAACCTTCCGCGAAGGTTTCGCTGTTTGACTTTTTGGAGGACATCCTGCCGGAAACGGACGCCTCGGCGAACAAGAAGAGCTCAAGCAAGGAATCTACGCCGTTTGGTGGAAAGGACGGCAAGCCTGGTGCGGATAGGTACGAGAGTAAATACAACTCTTACTCCGGCTCGAATCACAACAACCGATCATCGGCACCGAATCCGTACCAGTCGAACTCGTCGTCAAGCTACAACAGTGGCAGTGCGGCGGCGAGCAAGAGTTACAACCAGCAGCGCTTTGAAAACAACATCTCGAGCAGTTTCGCCAACCGAAACACCCACCCAGGTCCGGGCAACCGAAGTTACGGACAGCAGAATTCGCAGCACCAGAACTCGAATCCCTCGGGCGGatacaagcagcagcagcagtcttcGTACAACGATTACAACAGCAACCGAGGATACCGGGGAGGTCCGCCAAACTCAACTGGCGGCGGCGCCGGTTATCACGCCAGTGAAGGACACCCCCGGGGTGGACGTCCCGAGTCCAAATACAATCAATCTCATTCTTCCTACAACAACCCGCACCAGCAGAGCCAGCAACAGTATCGAAGCGATagctacaacaacaacactagcagcaacagcaacgcaGGATCTCAAGGCAACAGCAAATACGCGTCCAGCAGCGGGAAATCTCAACCGACGAGCAATTCGAGTTATGGAGGTTACGGAGCTCATACGGACAGTCGAGGGCCGCAGAGCTACAACGGACAAGCGGATGGTAGTGGTGGTGCTGGCAGGAAACATCCTGGAtatcagcaacagcagcagcagcagcaatcgtCGTACCAGGGAAACAAACCGGTGCAGGGCTACAACGCGACTGGAGGTGCTGCAGCGAGTGTTGGGAATCACACCGGTGGACAAGCGAGTAACGCTGCGAACAATAATCATTACGGACAGCAGCACAGCGCGGGTGGTGCGACTAACAACTACAACAACAGTAACAGTACTCAGGGAATTAAG CCCGCAAAAGGATCCCGCTACACCAAGGAAGACTCTCAAAAGTTCTCCGGACCTCCGCCAAagtcaacgacgacgacgacgcaggCACCGCCACCACAGCCACAACCAACACAAGCCAGAAACTCGTCTGGACCGCCGCAAAAGGTCAATCAATCTCCGCCACAACATGGCACCCCGGCAAGCGGAATGCAGCCACCGTTCGTATCCGGCAACAACAAACAACCGAGTCCGGGTCCACCCGGAAGTGCCgtcagcaacaacaacatcaacaataaTAATGCCAAGATGGCGCAGCTTACGGAAGCGACCGCCGGAATGCAGATCGGCAATAGCAAGccgctcaacaacaacaactcgcAGGTTAAGCCGCACCAGCAGCAGGCTCCGATGGTCAGCGGACCTCCGCCGCCGGCCACTACTCCGGTGGTACCAAAGAACTTTATCCAACTGCCAAACGGGTTCAACTACAACCCGTACCAGATCATGGGTTTCCAGAACAAGCAAACCAACGAGTTCGCGCTGAACGTGCTTAAGAGCCAACAGTTTGACGCCCTGCAGACGGCACATCTGGCGGGTGGACCCCCGGTGCAGGCGATTCCGGGCGTACCGATCCCGGGAACGGCCACCGTTGTGTCTTCCGTACTAGCGCCAGCTGGTCCAGCGATGCCGGCGGGAGCTCTACCCAACTGGAAGATCGGGGACCGATGCCTTGCCAAGTACTGGGAAGACGGAGGG TTCTACAACGCCGAAATAACCGCAATCTCGGAGAGCACGTTCGTGGTGTGCTTCCTCGAGTACGGCAACTACGAGGAGGTGCTCAAGACGGACTGCATCCCGTTGGCGGGAGGGCCGGCCGGTCCACCGCACCCCTCGGCGACCATGGGCTTCCACCATCCGCAGGCGGCGCTCGGCGTGCCCCAGCCACATCCGGCAATGATGGCCCCTCACCCACCGCCACCACCAGCAGGTGCCTATCCcgtacagcagcagcagggagtACCAGACAGTCAATCAGCTGCGCAGCAGCAGCATTACAACCCCGGCTACAAACCCCAACCCAGTCAGTATGCTCCTCACCCGCACCAACACGGTCATCCGCCGCCACCCCACCACCATCAGCAGCAGCGACCTTCCAAGTTCCGGGAGCAACGGCCCATGTACGTGCCGCCGGCGCAACGGAAGTAA
- the LOC6042512 gene encoding CLIP domain-containing serine protease 14D isoform X2: MLADAFDFPEPGTCGLDASDRIYGGTITKPDSYPWTAILIYWRRFSRSDLFQCGGTLISDQYVLTAAHCLDDPLIYPLNRVRLGDWDLQSEEDCDDLGNCNDPPLDVGIESFVQHEKYNRKTMSNDIGLIKLKEKVIFTEFVLPICLPIAESVKNQNTDSMNFIAVGWGVTEHGNGTKAFASRYKLHVELPGTNLTYCSKVYKEDDIAEAQMCAGAERGKDTCVGDSGGGLFAQVDGIYYEYGIISFGNGCGVKGVPGINTRVTSYLNWIEGHMSD, from the exons atgttggcag ATGCCTTCGATTTTCCGGAACCCGGTACGTGCGGTTTAGATGCCTCGGATCGGATCTACGGCGGAACCATCACCAAACCAGACAGTTATCCGTGGACGGCCATCTTGATTTATTGGAGGAGATTCAGCCGAAGTGATTTGTTCCAATGCGGGGGCACGTTGATATCCGATCAATACGTACTAACCGCGGCACATTGCCTCGATGATCCATTGATTTATCCTTT GAATCGTGTTCGTCTGGGAGATTGGGATCTGCAGAGCGAGGAGGACTGTGATGACTTAGGAAACTGCAATGATCCTCCTTTGGACGTTGGAATCGAGAGTTTTGTCCAACATGAGAAGTATAATAGAAAAACCATGTCCAACGATATAGGGCTGATCAAATTGAAGGAAAAGGTCATCTTTACGGAGTTTGTGCTGCCAATCTGTCTGCCAATTGCCGAAAGTGTCAAGAATCAGAACACTGACAGTATGAACTTTATCGCGGTGGGCTGGGGAGTGACTGAGCATGGCAATGGAACCAAAG CATTCGCCAGTCGGTACAAGCTGCACGTTGAGCTTCCCGGTACAAATTTGACCTACTGCAGTAAGGTGTACAAAGAGGATGATATTGCCGAAGCCCAAATGTGCGCCGGAGCCGAAAGGGGCAAGGACACCTGCGTGGGAGATTCCGGCGGTGGTTTGTTTGCTCAGGTGGACGGAATCTACTACGAGTATGGGATAATAAGCTTCGGGAACGGTTGCGGAGTGAAAGGAGTGCCCGGGATAAACACCAGAGTGACGAGCTATTTGAACTGGATTGAGGGTCATATGTCGGATTAA
- the LOC6042513 gene encoding CLIP domain-containing serine protease 14D, producing the protein MKIKIARVFVALLIHLSWAVAFDFPEPGTCGLDASDRIYGGNITKPNSYPWTAILVFKERFNRHDLFHCGGNLISDQYVLTAAHCLDGLSRRYSLNRIRLGEWDLLSEEDCDSVGNCNDPPLDIRVESTVQHEEYDKYTLYNDIALIKLKEKVNFTEFVLPICLPIAESVKDQNTDSMNFTAVGWGNTEHGNDTYEYGSRYKLHVELAGANLTHCDEVYEEDIVETQMCAGAEEGKDTCQGDSGGGLIAQVDGIYYEYGIVSWGYGCGQQGVPGVYTRVTSYLDWIESHMTD; encoded by the exons atgaaaataaaaatcgcaAGAGTTTTCGTGGCATTATTGATTCATCTAAGTTGGGCAG TTGCCTTCGATTTCCCGGAACCCGGTACGTGCGGTTTGGATGCCTCGGATCGGATTTACGGCGGGAATATTACCAAACCCAACAGTTATCCCTGGACGGCCATCTTGGTGTTCAAGGAGAGATTCAACCGCCATGATTTGTTCCACTGCGGGGGCAATTTGATATCCGATCAATACGTCCTCACTGCGGCACATTGCCTCGATGGACTGTCGAGAAGATATTCTTT GAATCGCATCCGGCTGGGCGAGTGGGATCTGTTGAGCGAAGAGGACTGTGATTCAGTGGGGAACTGTAACGATCCTCCTTTGGACATTAGAGTTGAAAGCACGGTTCAGCATGAAGAGTACGATAAGTACACCCTGTACAACGATATCGCGCTGATCAAGTTGAAAGAAAAGGTTAATTTTACGGAGTTTGTACTTCCAATCTGTCTACCAATTGCTGAAAGTGTCAAGGATCAGAATACTGACAGCATGAACTTCACTGCGGTCGGTTGGGGAAATACTGAGCATGGGAATGATACTTATG AATATGGCAGTCGTTACAAGTTGCACGTTGAACTTGCTGGAGCAAATTTAACACACTGTGACGAGGTGTACGAAGAGGATATCGTCGAGACCCAGATGTGCGCCGGTGCCGAAGAAGGCAAGGATACCTGTCAGGGTGATTCCGGCGGTGGGTTGATAGCCCAAGTGGATGGAATCTACTACGAGTATGGGATCGTTAGCTGGGGCTATGGTTGCGGCCAGCAAGGGGTGCCAGGAGTTTATACCAGAGTCACGAGCTATTTAGACTGGATTGAGAGTCATATGACGGATTAA